One window of the Eucalyptus grandis isolate ANBG69807.140 chromosome 6, ASM1654582v1, whole genome shotgun sequence genome contains the following:
- the LOC104452132 gene encoding transport and Golgi organization 2 homolog, translated as MCIAAFVWQAHPLYPLILVLNRDEYHNRPTKPVEWWEEIEILGGRDEIAGGTWLACSREGRVAFLTNVLELHTLNEAKSRGDLPVLFLESTKSPREFAEQLVTEAHQYNGFNLIVADICSKTMVYISNRPKGEPITIRDVSPGIHVLSNAKLDSPWHKARRLGQNFRELLKKYGEFDLPVNEMVEKLMKDTVKADKSSLPHICSLDWEFNLSSIYVEVDTPMGRYGTRSTAVLSVRANGEVSFYEKYIEKDQWKEKTLKYHIKKLKKTE; from the exons ATGTGCATAGCAGCTTTCGTTTGGCAAGCTCATCCACTTTACCCTTTGATTCTGGTGCTAAACAGAGATGAGTATCACAACAG GCCAACAAAGCCAGTGGAATGGTGGGAAGAGATTGAGATATTGGGGGGAAGAGATGAAATTGCTGGAGGGACTTGGTTGGCCTGTTCAAGAGAGGGAAGAGTAGCTTTCTTGACAAACGTGCTGGAGCTTCATACACTAAATGAGGCGAAGAGCCGAGGCGACCTTCCCGTGCTTTTCTTGGAG AGCACAAAGAGTCCAAGAGAATTTGCAGAACAGCTAGTGACAGAGGCTCATCAGTACAATGGCTTCAATCTCATTGTTGCTGACATTTGTTCCAAAACCATGGTTTATATCTCCAACCGTCCTAAAGGAGAACCCATAACCATCCGAGATGTTTCCCCTGGAATTCATGTGCTATCCAATGCGAAACTTGACTCACCTTGGCATAAG GCTCGGCGTCTAGGACAGAATTTCAGGGAACTACTGAAGAAATATGGCGAATTTGACTTACCAGTGAATGAGAtggttgaaaaattaatgaaggacACAGTTAAAGCTGACAAGAGCAGTTTACCCCATATCTGTTCTCTGGACTGGGAATTTAATTTAAGCTCCATATATGTCGAAGTTGACACTCCAATG GGACGTTATGGCACTAGAAGCACAGCTGTTCTGTCTGTGAGAGCAAATGGAGAAGTGAGCTTTTATGAGAAGTATATTGAAAAGGACCAGTGGAAGGAAAAAACTCTGAAATACCACataaagaagctgaagaagacaGAATGA
- the LOC104450322 gene encoding LOW QUALITY PROTEIN: pentatricopeptide repeat-containing protein At2g01860 (The sequence of the model RefSeq protein was modified relative to this genomic sequence to represent the inferred CDS: inserted 1 base in 1 codon): MSRVLPLPCELSSGLSLKLNSLSCSLRTFAVNRGTRYHNKRIPKNLQNRRRDKLLPPFGANLFLKKTSTDTERTQVDPFDEEGLDLEIEEEAGGDADVVWEQDEIQAISSLFKGRIPQKPGKLSRQRXLPLPLPHKLRPLGFPTPKKHIKLRSAKGVSPRASVSKQVCRDPRFLISLAREIGKLPPEENVSTVLDKRLRFLRKGSLALTIRELGHMCLPDKALQTFSWAQKQPNLFPDDRILASTVEVLARNHELKVPTNLEKFACLASRGVIEAMVKGFIKGGNLNLAWKLLRVAKVHNRLLDSSIYAKLILELGKKLDRDTLVLALLEELGEREDLNLSQQDCTSIMKICVRLEKFELVESIFSWYKQSGHELSVVLYTTLIHSRYVENKYREALPVVWEMEASNCLLDLPAYRVVIKLFAALNDLPRAVRYFSKLKEVGFSPTYDIYRAIIGIYVISGRLAKVKAVCKEAEMAGFMLDKQILSQLASRK, encoded by the exons ATGTCCCGTGTGTTGCCCCTACCCTGTGAACTTTCAAGCGGACTTTCACTGAAGTTGAATTCTTTAAGTTGTAGTTTGAGAACTTTCGCAGTCAACCGTGGTACTAGATATCACAATAAAAGGATACCAAAGAATCTTCAGAACCGTCGGCGCGACAAGCTCCTTCCTCCATTTGGAGCTAATCTGTTCTTGAAGAAGACGAGCACCGATACTGAACGGACCCAAGTTGACCCATTTGATGAAGAAGGACTTGATTTAGAGATCGAAGAAGAAGCAGGAGGGGATGCTGATGTTGTGTGGGaacaagatgagattcaagcgATATCATCGCTTTTCAAAGGAAGGATTCCTCAGAAACCTGGGAAGTTAAGTAGACAAA GCCTTCCACTTCCACTTCCTCATAAGCTCAGACCTTTGGGATTCCCCACACCGAAAAAACACATCAAACTTCGTTCCGCCAAGGGCGTTTCTCCTAGGGCTTCTGTCTCCAAGCAAGTGTGTCGTGACCCGCGGTTCCTTATCAGTCTGGCAAGGGAGATTGGGAAGCTTCCTCCTGAAGAGAATGTGTCTACAGTTCTTGACAAGCGGTTGCGTTTTCTTCGGAAAGGGTCGCTTGCGCTGACCATCAGGGAATTAGGTCACATGTGTCTACCTGACAAGGCTCTACAGACTTTCAGTTGGGCTCAGAAGCAGCCTAATCTATTTCCTGATGATCGGATACTGGCTTCGACCGTTGAAGTACTAGCCAGGAATCACGAGTTGAAGGTGCCAACCAACCTGGAAAAGTTCGCTTGTTTGGCAAGTCGTGGTGTAATAGAGGCAATGGTGAAGGGGTTCATCAAAGGAGGAAATTTGAATCTTGCCTGGAAGCTCCTCCGGGTTGCCAAGGTTCACAACAGGTTGTTGGATTCCAGCATCTATGCAAAGCTAATACTAGAGCTTGGAAAGAAGCTGGACAGAGACACGCTTGTTTTGGCTTTATTGGAAGAGCTTGGTGAAAGAGAAGATTTAAACTTGAGCCAGCAGGACTGTACATCTATCATGAAGATCTGTGTTAGACTTGAGAAATTTGAACTTGTTGAAAGTATTTTTAGTTGGTATAAGCAGTCTGGCCATGAACTGAGTGTGGTCTTGTACACTACTTTGATTCATAGCCGTTATGTAGAGAACAAATACAGGGAGGCATTGCCTGTAGTTTGGGAAATGGAGGCTTCAAACTGCCTGCTTGATCTTCCAGCATACCGCGTGGTAATAAAGCTTTTTGCAGCACTGAATGACCTACCTAGGGCTGTCAGATACTTCTCGAAACTCAAGGAGGTGGGATTCTCTCCAACATATGATATATACCGTGCCATCATAGGAATTTATGTGATTTCGGGGAGGCTGGCTAAGGTTAAGGCAGTTTGCAAGGAGGCAGAGATGGCAGGTTTTATGTTGGATAAACAAATTTTGTCCCAACTTGCTAGTAGAAAGTGA
- the LOC104450324 gene encoding high mobility group B protein 3 — protein MKGGNSKSQSRNAALSVNKRKVTKKEKKVKDPNKPKRPASAFFVFMEEFRKQYKEKHPNNKSVAAVGKAGGDKWKSLSDDEKAPYIAKAEKRKVEYEKTMKAYNKRQAEGTKADEEESEKSMSEVNNEEEDEDGSEEDEDDD, from the exons ATGAAGGGAGGCAACTCGAAGTCGCAGTCGAGGAACGCTGC GCTTTCGGTGAACAAGAGGAAAGTGActaagaaggagaagaaggtgaAGGATCCTAACAAGCCTAAGAGGCCTGCCAGTGCCTTCTTCGTCTTCAT GGAAGAGTTCAGGAAGCAGTACAAGGAGAAACACCCTAATAATAAATCCGTTGCTGCT GTTGGCAAAGCTGGGGGAGACAAGTGGAAGTCGTTGTCTGATGAT GAGAAAGCTCCTTACATCGCCAAGGCCGAGAAAAGGAAGGTTGAGTATGAGAAGACCATGAAAGCTTACAACAAAAGACAA GCTGAAGGTACCAAAGCAGATGAAGAGGAGTCTGAGAAATCTATGTCCGAGGTGAAcaatgaggaggaagatgaagatggcAGCGAGGAG GATGAGGACGATGATTAG
- the LOC104450325 gene encoding Fanconi anemia group J protein homolog isoform X2, protein MAAAKPGKCVIVRPKPDPKNPQNVLHIGGVPVEFPYRPYGTQLAFMGRVVSTLDRALRDGHCHALLESPTGTGKSLSLLCSTLAWQQSYKSRGPVVNPSQSKAAPEALVDPLNYGGGFVPEAEPSGNTATGNPEPVQSVPDGKSKKKSIPTIFYATRTHSQISQVIREYRKTAYRVPMAVLASRKHYCTNSQVRGKENIDEECKMLLRNRAGGCCEFKNAHKVKAHPSLQKGGCHEAHDIEDLVKIGQVVKGCSYYAATSMAGDAQLVFCPYSYIINPIVRGAMDVDIKGAIIILDEAHNMEDIARDSGSVDIEEDVLQKLQDELEGLCPVDAMIYKPLCEITQGLMSWMEQKKSSLQKRDFQHYVSCWTGDNAVRELQEAHISQQCFPILLDCATKAIKAATDLESEEPHLSGLSVITLEGLFSTLAFFFSRNGGHTFDYQLALQRYIKRDKKQGIGYPIHSFNLWCLNPAVVFKDLADLSLSVILTSGTLSPMTSFSTELGVQFGTCLEAPHVINVKSQVCAAVVSTGPENYPLNASYKTAHVFAFQDALGKTLEEIFKVVPGGSLVFFPSYKLMEKLCSRWRETGQWLRLSAQKSLFVEPRGGNQEGFEPVLKGYHDAIRQGNKVVADKNRRTKRLEHTQSSKVGSSGELKKGAAFLAVCRGKVSEGIDFSDENARAVIIVGIPFPNVNDIQVALKKKYNDTYKSSKNLLGGSEWYCQQAFRALNQAAGRCIRHVLDYGAVILLDERYREERNRAYISKWLKKSFNLYESLDASLEGLKSFFGDVREQVGDKTMDTVPGSCMDPENASFIKQSKLLARKNNPGDSDCVEQKPVSDSKQEVAFIQLTSQGNVKSNPLQTAVMDCDKKRVYIDLDYDFEEKRCHTACSNECCEDPEVSLVKETHDIYSSFASHAGGSLSKDNTSPSSLIQSSIDFPDQLSPHSVTHCSVVITPQREAASGTFGLNSEIETLCSSVNSHAQKRRKFISSPLAGTVMDEYSNALNTNKTRLYSSTEMSTTHGDANRRIKFDSENETAERMCKKSSVTSSFQITDHVIAAGSSCPAGDKRLQISCSLCRASFGLPESNFYVPSSPTSLSKVHLAKLVKEKIGAGNVCTSMGIQVLITDISSVAQQLWVDTSDGHQGQATWCEEDGCVFKTIFCPFCSSPGTCLGVRVMATDASNIGLLNKILFFANQLEIKELKSMEDCDKKVGVKSSDHAENDALKSIEKFAYSPKKVNSGGWRTTKSKLRLPRRPLLSDWAE, encoded by the exons ATGGCGGCCGCGAAGCCGGGAAAATGCGTGATCGTCCGGCCGAAACCGGACCCCAAGAACCCCCAGAACGTCCTCCACATCGGGGGCGTGCCCGTGGAGTTCCCGTACCGGCCGTACGGGACCCAGCTCGCGTTCATGGGCCGCGTCGTGTCCACCCTCGACCGCGCCCTCCGCGACGGCCACTGCCACGCGCTGCTCGAGTCCCCGACCGGCACGGGGAAGTCGCTCTCCCTGCTCTGCTCGACCCTCGCCTGGCAGCAGAGCTACAAGTCCAGGGGCCCCGTCGTGAATCCCTCGCAGTCGAAGGCTGCTCCGGAGGCGCTGGTGGATCCCTTGAATTACGGCGGCGGATTCGTTCCCGAGGCGGAGCCTTCCG GGAATACAGCAACAGGAAATCCAGAGCCGGTTCAGTCGGTACCGGATGGCAAGagtaaaaaaaagtcaatacCCACCATCTTTTATGCAAC GAGGACAcactctcaaatttctcaagtCATTCGGGAATATCGGAAAACTGCTTACCGGGTGCCAATGGCTGTTTTG GCCTCTCGGAAACATTATTGCACAAATTCACAAGTCCGAGGGAAAGAGAACATCGATGAAGAATG CAAGATGCTTCTGCGAAATCGAGCTGGTGGATGCTGCGAATTCAA AAATGCTCATAAAGTTAAAGCGCATCCTTCCCTTCAGAAAGGGGGTTGCCACGAGGCACATGACATAGAAGATCTTGTGAAAATCGGTCAAGTTGTGAAAG GCTGTTCATATTATGCAGCAACATCTATGGCAGGCGATGCACAACTTGTTTTCTGTCCTTATAGCTACATCATTAATCCAATTGTTCGGGGAGCAATGGATGTGGATATAAAGGGAGCAATCATAATTCTCGATGAAGCCCA CAATATGGAGGATATTGCTCGTGATTCTGGTAGTGTGGATATTGAAGAAGATGTTCTCCAAA AGTTGCAGGACGAACTGGAGGGACTCTGCCCCGTCGATGCCATGATTTATAAACCTTTATGTGAAATCACACAG GGCCTCATGAGTTGGATGGAGCAGAAAAAGAGTTCATTACAGAAGCGAGATTTTCAGCACTATGTCTCTTG TTGGACGGGTGATAATGCCGTGAGAGAGCTTCAAGAGGCTCATATATCACAGCAATGCTTCCCAATTTTGTTAGATTGTGCTACAAAG GCAATTAAAGCTGCTACAGATTTAGAGTCTGAAGAGCCCCATTTAAGTGGCCTGTCTGTGATCACGCTAGAAG GGCTATTCTCCACactagctttttttttctctcgaaaTGGGGGTCATACATTTGATTATCAGCTTGCTCTGCAGCGGTATATTAAGCGAGATAAAA AACAGGGTATTGGCTACCCGATACACAGTTTTAATTTGTGGTGCTTAAATCCAGCAGTGGTGTTCAAAGACCTTGCTGATCTCTCCTTGTCGGTAATTTTAACATCAGG CACACTATCACCAATGACCTCCTTCTCAACTGAGCTGGGTGTTCAATTTGGCACTTGTCTGGAAGCTCCACATGTGATCAACGTCAAATCACAG GTATGTGCTGCTGTAGTTTCAACTGGACCCGAAAATTATCCTTTGAACGCGAGCTATAAAACAGCACATGTGTTTGCATTCCAG GATGCACTTGGCAAAACTTTGGAGGAAATTTTTAAGGTTGTTCCAGGTGGATCTCTTGTGTTCTTCCCAAGTTACAAGCTGATGGAAAAACTATGTAGTCGATGGCGTGAAACAGGTCAATGGTTGCGGCTAAGTGCGCAAAAGTCCCTCTTTGTGG AACCAAGGGGAGGGAACCAGGAAGGTTTTGAGCCAGTTTTGAAAGGTTATCATGATGCAATTCGCCAAGGAAATAAAGTTGTTGCTGATAAAAATAGAAGAACTAAGAGGCTAGAACATACCCAGTCCAGTAAAGTGGGGTCCTCAGGAGAATTGaagaaaggagctgctttccTTGCAGTTTGTCGAGGAAAG GTTTCGGAGGGAATTGATTTTTCTGATGAAAATGCCCGTGCGGTT ATAATTGTTGGCATTCCATTCCCCAATGT GAATGACATCCAAGttgcattaaaaaagaaatataatgaCACTTATAAGTCATCGAAAAACCTTCTGGGTGGAAGTGAGTGGTACTGTCAACAAGCCTTTCGTGCTCTAAATCAGGCTGCAG GCCGCTGCATAAGACatgtgcttgattatggggccGTCATTTTGTTAG ATGAACGCTATCGTGAAGAAAGGAACAGAGCTTATATTTCAAAGTGGCTCAAGAAATCCTTCAATCTGTACGAGTCCTTGGATGCATCACTTGAGGGTTTAAAATCGTTCTTCGGAGATGTCAGG GAACAGGTTGGTGATAAAACCATGGATACGGTACCAGGTTCTTGCATGGATCCGGAGAATGCTTCTTTCATCAAGCAAAGTAAGCTGCTTGCTAGAAAGAATAATCCAGGTGATTCTGATTGTGTGGAACAGAAGCCAGTTTCTGATTCAAAGCAAGAGGTTGCTTTCATCCAGCTAACAAGTCAAGGAAATGTCAAATCAAATCCCCTCCAAACAGCTGTTATGGATTGCGACAAAAAGAGAGTATATATAGACCTGGACTATGATTTTGAGGAAAAGAG GTGCCATACAGCATGCAGCAACGAGTGTTGTGAGGATCCTGAAGTATCCCTCGTGAAGGAGACACATGATATATATAGCAGCTTTGCCTCTCATGCTGGGGGATCTCTTTCTAAGGATAACACTTCACCCTCCTCACTAATTCAGTCTTCCATTGATTTCCCAGATCAATTGTCAC CTCATTCTGTAACTCATTGTTCCGTTGTTATAACTCCTCAAAGAGAAGCTGCAAGCGGAACCTTTGGCTTGAACTCAGAGATAGAAACTCTGTGCTCGAGTGTCAATTCTCATgcacaaaaaaggagaaagttCATATCTTCTCCATTAGCTGGCACTGTCATGGATGAATATTCAAATGCTCTCAACACCAACAAGACCAGATTGTATAGTTCAACAGAAATGTCAACAACCCATGGAGATGCTAATCGgagaatcaagtttgattctgAAAATGAAACTGCAGAACGGATGTGCAAGAAATCAAGTGTCACTTCATCATTCCAAATTACTGATCATGTCATAGCTGCGGGGTCTTCTTGTCCTGCTGGGGACAAGAGACTCCAGATTTCTTGTTCTCTTTGCAGAGCCTCCTTTGGTCTTCCGGAGAGCAATTTCTATGTCCCATCCTCACCAACCTCACTGTCCAAAGTCCACTTGGCAAAACTGGTCAAAGAAAAGATTGGAGCTGGCAATGTATGCACATCAATGGGAATACAAGTGTTAATAACCGATATTTCGTCAGTAGCTCAGCAACTCTGGGTTGATACTTCTGATGGACATCAAGGACAAGCTACTTGGTGCGAAGAAGATGGTTGTGTGTTCAAGACCATCTTTTGCCCATTTTGTAGTTCACCTGGAACTTGTCTTGGTGTGCGGGTCATGGCAACTGATGCTTCTAATATTGGCTTACTCAACAAG ATCCTGTTTTTTGCCAATCAATTGGAAATTAAGGAGCTTAAATCAATGGAGGACTGTGACAAAAAG GTGGGAGTAAAATCCTCAGACCATGCTGAGAATGATGCTTTAAAGTCCATAGAGAAATTTGCATACAGTCCTAAAAAGGTGAACTCTGGAGGCTGGAGGACAACGAAGTCTAAG TTGCGGCTTCCGAGGAGACCACTGCTTTCTGATTGGGCAGAATGA
- the LOC104450325 gene encoding Fanconi anemia group J protein homolog isoform X1 — protein sequence MAAAKPGKCVIVRPKPDPKNPQNVLHIGGVPVEFPYRPYGTQLAFMGRVVSTLDRALRDGHCHALLESPTGTGKSLSLLCSTLAWQQSYKSRGPVVNPSQSKAAPEALVDPLNYGGGFVPEAEPSGNTATGNPEPVQSVPDGKSKKKSIPTIFYATRTHSQISQVIREYRKTAYRVPMAVLASRKHYCTNSQVRGKENIDEECKMLLRNRAGGCCEFKNAHKVKAHPSLQKGGCHEAHDIEDLVKIGQVVKGCSYYAATSMAGDAQLVFCPYSYIINPIVRGAMDVDIKGAIIILDEAHNMEDIARDSGSVDIEEDVLQKLQDELEGLCPVDAMIYKPLCEITQGLMSWMEQKKSSLQKRDFQHYVSCWTGDNAVRELQEAHISQQCFPILLDCATKAIKAATDLESEEPHLSGLSVITLEGLFSTLAFFFSRNGGHTFDYQLALQRYIKRDKKQGIGYPIHSFNLWCLNPAVVFKDLADLSLSVILTSGTLSPMTSFSTELGVQFGTCLEAPHVINVKSQVCAAVVSTGPENYPLNASYKTAHVFAFQDALGKTLEEIFKVVPGGSLVFFPSYKLMEKLCSRWRETGQWLRLSAQKSLFVEPRGGNQEGFEPVLKGYHDAIRQGNKVVADKNRRTKRLEHTQSSKVGSSGELKKGAAFLAVCRGKVSEGIDFSDENARAVIIVGIPFPNVNDIQVALKKKYNDTYKSSKNLLGGSEWYCQQAFRALNQAAGRCIRHVLDYGAVILLDERYREERNRAYISKWLKKSFNLYESLDASLEGLKSFFGDVREQVGDKTMDTVPGSCMDPENASFIKQSKLLARKNNPGDSDCVEQKPVSDSKQEVAFIQLTSQGNVKSNPLQTAVMDCDKKRVYIDLDYDFEEKRCHTACSNECCEDPEVSLVKETHDIYSSFASHAGGSLSKDNTSPSSLIQSSIDFPDQLSPHSVSLSDHGKAHSVTHCSVVITPQREAASGTFGLNSEIETLCSSVNSHAQKRRKFISSPLAGTVMDEYSNALNTNKTRLYSSTEMSTTHGDANRRIKFDSENETAERMCKKSSVTSSFQITDHVIAAGSSCPAGDKRLQISCSLCRASFGLPESNFYVPSSPTSLSKVHLAKLVKEKIGAGNVCTSMGIQVLITDISSVAQQLWVDTSDGHQGQATWCEEDGCVFKTIFCPFCSSPGTCLGVRVMATDASNIGLLNKILFFANQLEIKELKSMEDCDKKVGVKSSDHAENDALKSIEKFAYSPKKVNSGGWRTTKSKLRLPRRPLLSDWAE from the exons ATGGCGGCCGCGAAGCCGGGAAAATGCGTGATCGTCCGGCCGAAACCGGACCCCAAGAACCCCCAGAACGTCCTCCACATCGGGGGCGTGCCCGTGGAGTTCCCGTACCGGCCGTACGGGACCCAGCTCGCGTTCATGGGCCGCGTCGTGTCCACCCTCGACCGCGCCCTCCGCGACGGCCACTGCCACGCGCTGCTCGAGTCCCCGACCGGCACGGGGAAGTCGCTCTCCCTGCTCTGCTCGACCCTCGCCTGGCAGCAGAGCTACAAGTCCAGGGGCCCCGTCGTGAATCCCTCGCAGTCGAAGGCTGCTCCGGAGGCGCTGGTGGATCCCTTGAATTACGGCGGCGGATTCGTTCCCGAGGCGGAGCCTTCCG GGAATACAGCAACAGGAAATCCAGAGCCGGTTCAGTCGGTACCGGATGGCAAGagtaaaaaaaagtcaatacCCACCATCTTTTATGCAAC GAGGACAcactctcaaatttctcaagtCATTCGGGAATATCGGAAAACTGCTTACCGGGTGCCAATGGCTGTTTTG GCCTCTCGGAAACATTATTGCACAAATTCACAAGTCCGAGGGAAAGAGAACATCGATGAAGAATG CAAGATGCTTCTGCGAAATCGAGCTGGTGGATGCTGCGAATTCAA AAATGCTCATAAAGTTAAAGCGCATCCTTCCCTTCAGAAAGGGGGTTGCCACGAGGCACATGACATAGAAGATCTTGTGAAAATCGGTCAAGTTGTGAAAG GCTGTTCATATTATGCAGCAACATCTATGGCAGGCGATGCACAACTTGTTTTCTGTCCTTATAGCTACATCATTAATCCAATTGTTCGGGGAGCAATGGATGTGGATATAAAGGGAGCAATCATAATTCTCGATGAAGCCCA CAATATGGAGGATATTGCTCGTGATTCTGGTAGTGTGGATATTGAAGAAGATGTTCTCCAAA AGTTGCAGGACGAACTGGAGGGACTCTGCCCCGTCGATGCCATGATTTATAAACCTTTATGTGAAATCACACAG GGCCTCATGAGTTGGATGGAGCAGAAAAAGAGTTCATTACAGAAGCGAGATTTTCAGCACTATGTCTCTTG TTGGACGGGTGATAATGCCGTGAGAGAGCTTCAAGAGGCTCATATATCACAGCAATGCTTCCCAATTTTGTTAGATTGTGCTACAAAG GCAATTAAAGCTGCTACAGATTTAGAGTCTGAAGAGCCCCATTTAAGTGGCCTGTCTGTGATCACGCTAGAAG GGCTATTCTCCACactagctttttttttctctcgaaaTGGGGGTCATACATTTGATTATCAGCTTGCTCTGCAGCGGTATATTAAGCGAGATAAAA AACAGGGTATTGGCTACCCGATACACAGTTTTAATTTGTGGTGCTTAAATCCAGCAGTGGTGTTCAAAGACCTTGCTGATCTCTCCTTGTCGGTAATTTTAACATCAGG CACACTATCACCAATGACCTCCTTCTCAACTGAGCTGGGTGTTCAATTTGGCACTTGTCTGGAAGCTCCACATGTGATCAACGTCAAATCACAG GTATGTGCTGCTGTAGTTTCAACTGGACCCGAAAATTATCCTTTGAACGCGAGCTATAAAACAGCACATGTGTTTGCATTCCAG GATGCACTTGGCAAAACTTTGGAGGAAATTTTTAAGGTTGTTCCAGGTGGATCTCTTGTGTTCTTCCCAAGTTACAAGCTGATGGAAAAACTATGTAGTCGATGGCGTGAAACAGGTCAATGGTTGCGGCTAAGTGCGCAAAAGTCCCTCTTTGTGG AACCAAGGGGAGGGAACCAGGAAGGTTTTGAGCCAGTTTTGAAAGGTTATCATGATGCAATTCGCCAAGGAAATAAAGTTGTTGCTGATAAAAATAGAAGAACTAAGAGGCTAGAACATACCCAGTCCAGTAAAGTGGGGTCCTCAGGAGAATTGaagaaaggagctgctttccTTGCAGTTTGTCGAGGAAAG GTTTCGGAGGGAATTGATTTTTCTGATGAAAATGCCCGTGCGGTT ATAATTGTTGGCATTCCATTCCCCAATGT GAATGACATCCAAGttgcattaaaaaagaaatataatgaCACTTATAAGTCATCGAAAAACCTTCTGGGTGGAAGTGAGTGGTACTGTCAACAAGCCTTTCGTGCTCTAAATCAGGCTGCAG GCCGCTGCATAAGACatgtgcttgattatggggccGTCATTTTGTTAG ATGAACGCTATCGTGAAGAAAGGAACAGAGCTTATATTTCAAAGTGGCTCAAGAAATCCTTCAATCTGTACGAGTCCTTGGATGCATCACTTGAGGGTTTAAAATCGTTCTTCGGAGATGTCAGG GAACAGGTTGGTGATAAAACCATGGATACGGTACCAGGTTCTTGCATGGATCCGGAGAATGCTTCTTTCATCAAGCAAAGTAAGCTGCTTGCTAGAAAGAATAATCCAGGTGATTCTGATTGTGTGGAACAGAAGCCAGTTTCTGATTCAAAGCAAGAGGTTGCTTTCATCCAGCTAACAAGTCAAGGAAATGTCAAATCAAATCCCCTCCAAACAGCTGTTATGGATTGCGACAAAAAGAGAGTATATATAGACCTGGACTATGATTTTGAGGAAAAGAG GTGCCATACAGCATGCAGCAACGAGTGTTGTGAGGATCCTGAAGTATCCCTCGTGAAGGAGACACATGATATATATAGCAGCTTTGCCTCTCATGCTGGGGGATCTCTTTCTAAGGATAACACTTCACCCTCCTCACTAATTCAGTCTTCCATTGATTTCCCAGATCAATTGTCACCTCATTCAGTGTCCTTATCAGATCATGGCAAAGCTCATTCTGTAACTCATTGTTCCGTTGTTATAACTCCTCAAAGAGAAGCTGCAAGCGGAACCTTTGGCTTGAACTCAGAGATAGAAACTCTGTGCTCGAGTGTCAATTCTCATgcacaaaaaaggagaaagttCATATCTTCTCCATTAGCTGGCACTGTCATGGATGAATATTCAAATGCTCTCAACACCAACAAGACCAGATTGTATAGTTCAACAGAAATGTCAACAACCCATGGAGATGCTAATCGgagaatcaagtttgattctgAAAATGAAACTGCAGAACGGATGTGCAAGAAATCAAGTGTCACTTCATCATTCCAAATTACTGATCATGTCATAGCTGCGGGGTCTTCTTGTCCTGCTGGGGACAAGAGACTCCAGATTTCTTGTTCTCTTTGCAGAGCCTCCTTTGGTCTTCCGGAGAGCAATTTCTATGTCCCATCCTCACCAACCTCACTGTCCAAAGTCCACTTGGCAAAACTGGTCAAAGAAAAGATTGGAGCTGGCAATGTATGCACATCAATGGGAATACAAGTGTTAATAACCGATATTTCGTCAGTAGCTCAGCAACTCTGGGTTGATACTTCTGATGGACATCAAGGACAAGCTACTTGGTGCGAAGAAGATGGTTGTGTGTTCAAGACCATCTTTTGCCCATTTTGTAGTTCACCTGGAACTTGTCTTGGTGTGCGGGTCATGGCAACTGATGCTTCTAATATTGGCTTACTCAACAAG ATCCTGTTTTTTGCCAATCAATTGGAAATTAAGGAGCTTAAATCAATGGAGGACTGTGACAAAAAG GTGGGAGTAAAATCCTCAGACCATGCTGAGAATGATGCTTTAAAGTCCATAGAGAAATTTGCATACAGTCCTAAAAAGGTGAACTCTGGAGGCTGGAGGACAACGAAGTCTAAG TTGCGGCTTCCGAGGAGACCACTGCTTTCTGATTGGGCAGAATGA